TTGCCGGGGCTCGCGCCGCTGGGGTCCGGGCTCATATCTGGGGTCCTCCTCCTGGGCCGGGTCCGTCGCCGCCGCCGGAGAGGGCGGCGCCGATCGGCACGGCGAAGCCGATCCCGGCGAAGGCGTCGTCCCCGCCCGGGTCCGCGATGGACACGACGACGCCGACCACCAGGCCCTGCGCGTCCAGCAGCGGACCGCCCGAGCTGCCCGGGTTGACCGCCGCGTCGAACTGGATCAACCCGCTGATGGAGCCGGCCGTGGTCTTGCTCGTGCGGTTCAGCCCCGACACGATCCCGCTGCTCGTGCTGGCGCGGAGCCCGAGCGGGTTGCCGAGGGCCACGACGTCCGCCCCGACCGCGACCCCGCCGCCCAGGGCCGCCGGGACGACGACCTCCGGCAGCTTCTGCGGCTCGAGCGTGGCGGTGTCCTTCTCCGGGTTGGTCGAGGCGATCTCCGCCTTCGCCTTCGTGCCGTCGGCGAAGAGGACCGTGAGGTCGCCGCCGCCGGAGATGACGTGGTTGGCCGTGAGGATCGTGCCGGTGTCGGTCACGACCGTCCCGGAGCCGAGCGAGCCCCTCGAGGTCTGGATCAGCACGACCGAGGGCACGACCTGCGTGTAGAGCTGCGGCACCGGGAGCGGAGTGGCCGTCGGTGCGGGGGTCGGGGTCGGCGAGGGCGAGGTCTCCGCGTCGGAGGCGGCCGAGGTCGACCCGAGCCGGAAGGCCAGCGCCGCGATCACCGCGATGGCCACGACCAGCACCGCGCTGGCCAGGACGAGCCAGCGCCAGGACGCCGTACGCCGGGGTGCGGCCGACGCCTCGGGCGTGGTGTCGATGACGTCGACGTCCCCGGGGGCCTGGCCCGCGCTCGCCGCGGGTGCAGCGGTCGTCGGACGGCTCGCGACCTCGTCGGCACCGGGCGCGCGGAACCCGCGCATCCGCCCAGCCCCGGTGGGGTCCATGCGGACAGCCTAGGGACGATCCCTGGCAGCGGGCTGTGAGTTGCCGGTCTCCCGCACACTCGGGGAGCACCTGTTCCGCCCGACGAGAGGCACTGCCACCCATGCCCAACCAGACCATCGTGATCACCGGCGCGAGCGACGGGATCGGGGCGGCCGCCGCCCGCAAGCTCGTCGCGGACGGCCACCTGGTGGTGCTCGTGGGCCGCTCGCCCGAGAAGACCGCAGCCGTCGCCAGGGAGCTGGCCGCGCCGTACCACGTGGCCGACTTCTCCGACCTCGGCCAGGTCCGGCGGCTGGCCGACGAGCTCGGGACGGCGTACGACCGGATCGACGTCCTCGCGAACAACGCCGGCGGGATCATGGGCCACCGCACGCTGACCGGGGACGGCCACGAGCTGACGTTCCAGGTGAACCACCTGGCGCCGTTCCTCCTGACGAACCTGCTGCTGCCGCTGCTGACCGCCAGCCAGGCCAAG
This DNA window, taken from Microlunatus antarcticus, encodes the following:
- a CDS encoding S1C family serine protease → MDPTGAGRMRGFRAPGADEVASRPTTAAPAASAGQAPGDVDVIDTTPEASAAPRRTASWRWLVLASAVLVVAIAVIAALAFRLGSTSAASDAETSPSPTPTPAPTATPLPVPQLYTQVVPSVVLIQTSRGSLGSGTVVTDTGTILTANHVISGGGDLTVLFADGTKAKAEIASTNPEKDTATLEPQKLPEVVVPAALGGGVAVGADVVALGNPLGLRASTSSGIVSGLNRTSKTTAGSISGLIQFDAAVNPGSSGGPLLDAQGLVVGVVVSIADPGGDDAFAGIGFAVPIGAALSGGGDGPGPGGGPQI